Proteins from a single region of Abyssalbus ytuae:
- a CDS encoding VCBS repeat-containing protein: MIKKIIFLYIILVTAGCNRERELFFNPSPEKTGVTFTNTVTETDDLNILDYLYFYNGGGVAVGDINNDDLPDIYFSGNQVTNKLYLNKGNLQFEDITEKAGVAGKSSWNTGSVMGDINGDGLLDIYVCAVVGINGFRGHNELFINNGNLTFTESSAKYGLDHDSYSSSAAFLDYDLDGDLDIYLLNHAVHSQESFGKADLRNKRTYETGDKLLRNDNGTFTDVSEQAGIYGGVNGYGLGVSVADFNQDGYPDIYVGNDFHEDDYYYLNNGNGTFSEKLKQYFGHTSRFSMGNDVSDINHDGFPDIISLDMLPEDEKILKASDGDENVQMLKMRTERLGYHYQYTRNMLHVNQQGENYSETALLSGIAATDWSWSALFADFNQDGEQDLFISNGIPKRPNDLDYINFTSNEQIRKKLSNTKLIDQKAINMMPTGAIQNYIFEGKKDLRFINQSGKWITNDTLISGASALADLDNDGDMDIVTNNLNQPSTIYINKTDHSTGYLKIKFQYNAPNTSGIGTKVYAYNKGNIQYKELYTVRGFQASSEPIIHFGFGQNTTVDSLIVVWPDKTYEKFENVPTSQTLKISPSPHKKPYSLKKMNKSRKLFKKIENNLGINFTHREDPYIDFNRQKLIPYQISDRGPALAIGDLNQDGKEDIFFGSSKYYPSEIYIQKDSLFEKKTVLSVKNDSINEDVTAAVFDINKDKKNDLFVGTGGGDFFGEREPLLDKIYIQSDSTFTSTLVSNHFENASVIKPFDFDNDGDIDVFTGNHAVSYDFGNIPDSYLLENKNGTFTTVENSEIQKAGMVRDAVWSDFDNDGIKDLIIVGEWMPPRFFKNDRKTLKETKIVPANLNGLWQSIIPFDIDHDGDTDYLLGNWGLNSKFKASAKYPMLMYYGDFDGNKRTETIVSIEKNGKYYPLLSLNELSGQLNILRKKFTSYKEFAGKTTTEIFKNDLLKNTSILKVHTLQSGYLKNENGKFTFYPFNNQLQVSPITSFVEFDFDADGKNEVLAAGNYFGVKPFHSRFDGFNGALIKDENTLILGSEAGLHLHQKAVTHLAVIKLHNKNYLLITINNNQAQIYEIL, from the coding sequence ATGATTAAAAAAATCATATTTCTATATATAATACTCGTCACGGCAGGCTGTAACCGGGAAAGAGAACTATTTTTTAATCCTTCTCCTGAAAAAACAGGGGTCACTTTTACCAATACGGTTACCGAGACCGATGATTTGAATATTTTAGATTACCTCTATTTTTATAACGGCGGTGGTGTTGCCGTGGGAGATATCAATAATGATGACCTGCCCGATATTTATTTTTCCGGTAATCAGGTTACCAATAAATTATACCTCAACAAAGGGAATTTACAATTTGAAGATATTACCGAAAAAGCCGGAGTTGCAGGAAAAAGCAGTTGGAATACCGGCAGTGTGATGGGAGACATAAACGGCGATGGATTATTAGACATTTACGTTTGTGCCGTTGTAGGAATTAACGGGTTCAGAGGACATAACGAATTATTTATAAACAATGGCAACCTGACTTTTACCGAGAGTTCGGCTAAATACGGCCTTGATCATGATTCCTACAGTTCTTCCGCAGCTTTTTTGGATTATGACCTGGACGGCGACCTCGATATTTATTTACTTAATCATGCGGTACACTCACAGGAATCTTTTGGAAAAGCTGATTTAAGAAATAAAAGAACCTACGAAACCGGCGACAAGTTATTACGTAATGATAACGGCACGTTTACCGATGTTAGTGAACAGGCAGGAATTTACGGGGGTGTAAACGGCTATGGTTTGGGTGTATCGGTCGCAGATTTTAATCAGGATGGCTATCCGGACATTTACGTTGGAAATGATTTTCATGAAGATGATTACTATTATCTAAATAACGGAAATGGTACTTTTTCCGAAAAGCTTAAGCAATATTTTGGCCACACAAGCCGCTTCTCAATGGGCAATGACGTTTCCGACATCAATCACGACGGATTTCCGGATATTATTTCCCTCGATATGTTGCCGGAAGATGAGAAAATATTGAAAGCTTCCGATGGCGATGAAAATGTACAAATGCTTAAAATGCGTACCGAACGCCTGGGTTACCATTATCAATACACCCGGAATATGCTTCATGTAAACCAGCAGGGAGAAAACTATAGCGAAACAGCATTACTGAGTGGTATTGCTGCCACCGACTGGAGCTGGAGTGCCCTTTTTGCCGATTTTAATCAGGATGGAGAACAGGATTTATTTATCTCTAACGGAATTCCGAAAAGGCCTAATGACCTTGATTACATCAATTTCACTTCCAATGAACAAATAAGAAAAAAACTCAGCAATACCAAACTAATTGACCAAAAGGCAATCAATATGATGCCTACAGGTGCTATACAAAACTATATATTTGAAGGAAAAAAAGATCTTCGGTTTATAAACCAATCCGGAAAATGGATTACCAACGACACTTTAATAAGTGGCGCCTCTGCCCTGGCCGATTTAGATAATGATGGCGATATGGATATTGTGACAAATAATCTTAATCAGCCATCAACCATATATATAAATAAAACCGACCATTCTACCGGTTATTTAAAAATTAAATTTCAATATAATGCTCCTAACACATCCGGAATCGGAACAAAAGTATATGCCTATAACAAAGGGAATATTCAATATAAAGAGCTTTACACCGTAAGAGGTTTTCAGGCATCTTCGGAACCAATAATTCATTTTGGTTTCGGACAAAATACTACGGTCGATTCACTTATCGTAGTATGGCCTGATAAAACTTATGAAAAATTCGAAAACGTACCCACCAGTCAAACCCTTAAAATTTCACCCTCACCCCACAAAAAACCCTATTCATTAAAAAAAATGAATAAAAGCCGGAAGCTGTTTAAAAAAATAGAAAATAATTTAGGCATCAACTTTACCCACAGGGAAGACCCTTACATAGATTTTAACCGGCAAAAACTAATCCCCTATCAAATATCCGACAGAGGGCCTGCCCTTGCCATCGGGGACTTAAACCAGGATGGTAAAGAAGATATATTTTTTGGCAGTTCCAAATACTACCCGTCTGAAATTTATATTCAAAAAGATTCACTCTTTGAGAAAAAAACGGTCTTATCCGTTAAAAATGATTCAATTAATGAAGATGTAACCGCAGCGGTTTTTGACATTAATAAAGACAAAAAGAATGACCTTTTCGTGGGTACCGGGGGTGGCGACTTTTTTGGAGAAAGAGAACCCTTGCTTGATAAAATTTACATTCAGTCCGATAGTACATTTACTTCAACTCTTGTTTCAAACCATTTTGAAAATGCCTCAGTAATTAAACCCTTTGATTTTGACAATGATGGTGATATTGATGTATTTACAGGTAACCATGCCGTTTCATACGATTTTGGAAACATTCCGGATTCATATCTGCTTGAAAATAAAAACGGAACTTTTACCACAGTAGAAAATAGCGAAATACAAAAAGCCGGTATGGTCAGGGATGCTGTGTGGAGTGATTTTGATAATGACGGAATTAAAGATTTAATTATAGTAGGCGAATGGATGCCTCCCAGGTTCTTTAAAAACGACCGGAAAACTTTAAAAGAAACAAAAATAGTCCCTGCCAATTTAAATGGTTTGTGGCAAAGCATAATCCCGTTTGATATAGACCATGACGGCGACACAGATTATTTACTGGGGAACTGGGGATTAAACTCAAAATTTAAAGCATCTGCCAAATATCCCATGTTAATGTACTATGGAGATTTTGACGGGAATAAACGTACCGAAACAATTGTATCAATAGAAAAAAACGGCAAATACTACCCGCTTTTAAGTTTAAACGAACTCTCAGGCCAATTAAATATTCTGCGGAAAAAGTTCACCTCCTACAAAGAATTTGCGGGTAAAACCACCACTGAAATTTTTAAAAACGACCTGCTTAAAAACACAAGCATTTTAAAAGTACATACCCTGCAATCCGGATACCTTAAAAATGAAAACGGGAAGTTTACCTTTTACCCTTTCAACAACCAGCTACAGGTTTCACCTATTACAAGTTTTGTAGAATTTGATTTTGATGCTGATGGAAAAAATGAAGTACTGGCAGCAGGAAATTACTTTGGCGTCAAACCTTTTCACAGCCGGTTTGACGGCTTCAACGGAGCTTTGATAAAAGACGAAAATACATTAATTTTAGGTTCCGAAGCCGGCCTTCACCTCCACCAAAAAGCAGTAACACACCTTGCTGTTATCAAGTTGCATAACAAAAACTATTTGTTAATTACTATCAATAACAATCAAGCTCAGATATATGAAATACTCTAA